Proteins encoded in a region of the Pelmatolapia mariae isolate MD_Pm_ZW linkage group LG6, Pm_UMD_F_2, whole genome shotgun sequence genome:
- the ube2o gene encoding (E3-independent) E2 ubiquitin-conjugating enzyme UBE2O isoform X5, producing the protein MYGDYIAYDFWLGKVYDLTNHIILKLSNGARCSMSVEDGAKLYDVCPHVSDSGLFFDEAYGFYPGQVLIGPAKVFSNVQWLSGVKPVLSRKCKFRVVVEEVKVVELKVTWITKSYSPKGSDSVYPPASTITQENLCRVRRLGYYDHTQRQLGERALYVFPAKGDATRITCDGPEGAPVLPEDPVARKLKRMFKKDSGKKTENAELQGEHRSEQTDSNHPNNNNGPAVPVQNAPDSQNDASAEHGEQDADDEAAEDTDDTSSLTSSASSTASSQSGGLGTNRKKSIPLSIRNLKRKHKKKRTKFSREFKPGDRVAVEVVSTKTTADVMWKDGRVEKGIRSNDLIPIQHLDSHEFCPGDFVVDKRPQALQDPGVYGVIQSGDHKGRTCVVKWIKLNSTSDDVEVIGLEEDVSVYDIADHPDFHFRTTDIVIRIWNSENGQNDCENETSVGQVYRVDVSSKVEVVWADNSRTIVLPQHLYNVESEIEETDYDSVEETSSVLSTEEWEDESDSWETDNGLTPEDDSHVNNADATDTATPTPTPTGSTTFIIPPQEGSKAGVTSPTKGVSGEEGEASVASPASAGGGAVNGAEKPGKDGASRGFRELKEALKILESLKNMTVEQLWTGGSPTSPTSVEPTSTTNVASSVTPTTQEKPTKEKRFLDDIKKLQENLRKTLDNVAIVEEEKMEAVVEAVGSVGAGMEAGVKQAERAGDEKPQQEAQTPVGQQEWPSEILSDTPVLCQQSGGKPGVTFTSAKGEVFSVLEWAPETHSFKKMEFQPAEAKKFFSTVRKEMALLATSLPDGIMVKTFEDRMDLFSALIKGPTRTPYEDGVFLFDIQLPNIYPAVPPLFRYLSQCSGRLNPNLYDNGKVCVSLLGTWIGKGTERWTSKSSLLQVLISIQGLILVNEPYYNEAGFDSDRGLQEGYENSRCYNEMALIKMVQSMTQLLQNPIEVFKQEIQEHFVSNGWRLVHRLESWLELHDAAERGQSAHPYSRAQHSKDRPSSVEPLDEQLALGSGPVAVAHSSPGKAGEEGYTGAGVTSIMEEELEDSGLSPSTTAASQQELSNNSDCDSNLGNSSLCSENRGSAAGPGSISRTGTSESGSAAASAGGAGSSGSQPVVRPKKRRKSYRSFLPEGSGYPDIGFPLFPLSKGFVKSIRGVLQQYRAALAAAGIPEHTEDNVPADECEA; encoded by the exons ATGTACGGCGACTACATCGCCTATGACTTCTGGCTGGGGAAAGTGTACGACCTGACCAATCACATCATCCTCAAGCTGTCCAATGGAGCCAG GTGCTCCATGAGCGTGGAAGACGGTGCCAAGCTTTATGATGTCTGTCCACACGTCAGTGATTCG GGTCTGTTCTTTGACGAGGCGTACGGCTTTTACCCAGGACAGGTCCTGATTGGTCCCGCCAAAGTTTTCTCCAATGTCCAGTGGCTGTCAGGGGTCAAACCTGTGCTCAGCAGGAAGTGCAAGTTCAGGGTGGTGGTAGAAGAG GTGAAGGTGGTGGAGCTGAAAGTGACGTGGATCACCAAGAGCTACTCGCCCAAAGGTTCTGACAGCGTTTATCCGCCTGCCTCCACCATCACACAGGAAAACCTCTGCAG GGTGAGGCGTCTGGGCTACTACGACCACACCCAGAGGCAGCTGGGAGAGagggcgctctacgtattcccgGCCAAAGGTGATGCCACACGCATCACCTGTGATGGACCTGAGGGTGCCCCTGTTCTGCCTGAAGACCCCGTTGCCAGAAAG TTGAAAAGGATGTTCAAGAAGGATTCTGGGAAGAAGACGGAGAACGCCGAATTACAAG GCGAGCACAGATCTGAACAGACTGACTCGAATCatcccaacaacaacaatggcCCCGCGGTGCCCGTTCAGAACGCTCCGGACTCGCAGAACGACGCCTCGGCTGAACACGGCGAGCAGGACGCTGATGACGAGGCTGCAGAGGACACCGACGACACCAG CTCTTTAACGTCATCGGCAAGCTCCACAGCCTCCTCTCAGAGCGGCGGTCTGGGAACCAACCGCAAGAAGAGCATCCCGCTCTCCATCCGCAACCTGAAGAGGAAGCACAAGAAGAAGAGGACAAAGTTCTCCCGCGAATTCAAGCCCGGAGACCG agTGGCAGTGGAAGTCGTATCCACGAAGACCACGGCTGATGTGATGTGGAAGGATGGCCGGGTGGAGAAGGGGATCCGATCGAACGACCTCATCCCCATCCAGCACCTGGACAGCCACGAGTTTTGCCCCGGCGACTTTGTAGTAGACAAACGAC CCCAAGCGCTGCAGGACCCCGGGGTGTACGGCGTGATCCAGTCTGGCGATCACAAAGGCAGAACGTGTGTGGTGAAATGGATTAAACTCAACTCCACCAGTGACGACGTGGAG GTCATCGGTTTGGAGGAGGATGTCAGTGTCTACGACATCGCTGATCATCCGGACTTTCACTTCCGCACAACCGACATCGTCATCAGAATATGGAACTCGGAGAACGGACAGAACGACTGTGAAAATGAG ACGTCAGTCGGTCAGGTGTACAGGGTGGATGTAAGCAGCAAAGTAGAGGTGGTGTGGGCAGACAATTCGAGGACCATCGTCCTGCCACAG CACCTCTACAATGTGGAATCGGAGATCGAGGAGACGGACTATGACTCAGTGGAAGAAACGAGCAGCGTTCTGTCGACTGAGGAGTGGGAGGACGAGAGCGACAGCTGGGAGACGGACAACGGTCTGACCCCAGAGGACGACAGCCACGTGAACAACGCGGATGCCACGGATACTGCGACCCCGACCCCCACGCCCACTGGCTCCACGACATTTATCATCCCACCGCAGGAGGGCAGCAAAGCCGGGGTTACCAGCCCCACCAAAGGAGTCTCAGGAGAGGAGGGCGAAGCATCTGTGGCGAGTCCTGCTTCTGCTGGAG GAGGAGCTGTGAACGGAGCGGAGAAACCCGGTAAGGATGGAGCCTCTCGGGGTTTCAGGGAGTTGAAAGAGGCGCTGAAGATCCTGGAGAGCTTGAAGAACATGACTGTGGAGCAGCTCTGGACCGGCGGCTCCCCAACCTCCCCGACCTCCGTCGAACCCACTTCCACGACTAACGTGGCGAGTTCGGTGACACCGACGACCCAAGAAAAACCGACCAAGGAGAAACGCTTCCTAGACGATATCAAGAAGCTCCAGGAAAACCTGAGGAAGACGCTGGACAACGTGGCCATcgtggaggaggagaagatggAAGCTGTGGTGGAGGCAGTGGGGAGTGTGGGAGCAGGAATGGAGGCAGGTGTTAAACAG GCAGAGAGAGCCGGAGATGAAAAGCCCCAGCAGGAGGCGCAGACACCCGTAGGTCAGCAGGAGTGGCCCAGTGAGATTCTCAGTGACACGCCGGTACTGTGCCAGCAGAGCGGAGGCAAACCTGGTGTGACATTTACCAGTGCCAAGGGGGAGGTGTTCTCGGTTTTAGAGTGGGCACCAG aaACTCACTCGTTTAAGAAAATGGAGTTCCAGCCTGCAGAGGCGAAGAAGTTCTTCAGCACAGTGAGGAAGGAAATGGCTCTGCTAGCGACATCGCTGCCTGATGGCATCATGGTCAAAACCTTTGAGGACCGCATG GACCTGTTCTCAGCTCTGATCAAAGGGCCGACTCGTACGCCCTACGAGGACGGTGTGTTCCTGTTTGACATCCAGCTGCCTAATATCTACCCAGCTGTGCCGCCTCTGTTTCGATACCTGTCCCAGTGCAGCGGCCGCCTCAATCCCAACCTCTACGACAACGGCAAGGTCTGCGTCAGTCTGCTGGGCACCTGGATAGGCAAG GGCACTGAGAGATGGACCAGCAAGTCCAGCCTGCTGCAAGTCCTCATCTCGATACAAG GCCTTATCCTCGTCAATGAGCCTTACTACAACGAGGCCGGCTTCGACAGTGACCGAGGCCTGCAGGAGGGATACGAGAACAGTCGCTGCTACAATGAGATGGCTCTGATCAAGATGGTGCAGTCTATGACGCAGCTCCTCCAGAATCCCATTGAGGTCTTCAAGCAGGAGATCCAGGAGCACTTTGTTTCTAACGGGTGGCGGCTCGTCCACCGGCTGGAGTCGTGGCTGGAGCTGCACGACGCTGCGGAGCGAGGGCAGTCCGCACACCCGTACTCCAGGGCTCAGCACTCCAAGGACCGACCTTCATCTGTGGAGCCTCTGGATGAGCAGCTGGCCCTGGGATCGGGGCCCGTGGCGGTGGCCCACAGCAGCCCCGGTAAGGCGGGGGAGGAGGGATACACGGGAGCGGGCGTCACCAGTATTatggaggaggagctggaggatTCAGGACTGAGTCCCTCCACCACAGCAGCCTCTCAGCAGGAGCTGAGCAACAACTCAGACTGCGACAGCAACCTGGGGAACAGCTCTCTGTGCAGTGAAAACAGGGGCAGCGCTGCGGGGCCCGGTTCCATAAGCCGCACCGGGACGTCCGAGTCGGGTTCTGCCGCAGCGAGCGCAGGAGGGGCGGGCTCCTCGGGGAGCCAGCCAGTGGTGAGAccaaagaaaaggagaaagagctACCGAAGCTTCCTCCCGGAGGGCAGCGGTTACCCCGACATCGGCTTCCCGCTCTTCCCGCTTTCAAAGGGATTTGTGAAGAGCATCCGAGGCGTGCTGCAGCAGTACCGAGCTGCGCTGGCAGCCGCCGGCATCCCCGAGCACACAGAGGACAA TGTCCCTGCAGACGAGTGCGAAGCATAA